One Ananas comosus cultivar F153 linkage group 1, ASM154086v1, whole genome shotgun sequence DNA window includes the following coding sequences:
- the LOC109707353 gene encoding formin-like protein 3, whose product MKKDSPDPRPPPHRSRSLGSAGAGAAVEDVGFPSRASTSAVPFSWEQRPGIPKPSGNLASPSPPSPRSDPLLPLPPPLRPAPLAPRRRRSTTSSSAADPDPFAAALAECAKDPPPRDTEEIWWTAAAAAGERRRAAAERLGFMGGMYGSCKAGCSVVESTVHVPRSGIRTGAYGLVNRR is encoded by the coding sequence ATGAAGAAGGACTCACCTGACCCGCGTCCCCCGCCGCACCGGAGCCGATCCCTCGgctccgccggcgccggcgccgccgtggAGGACGTCGGATTCCCCTCTcgcgcctccacctccgccgtGCCCTTCTCCTGGGAGCAGCGGCCCGGGATCCCCAAACCCTCCGGTAACCTCGCCTCCCCCTCCCCGCCCTCACCCCGCTCCgatcccctcctccccctcccccctcccctccgCCCCGCCCCCCTCGCCCCCCGCCGGAGacgatccaccacctcctcctccgccgccgatcCCGATCCCTTCGCGGCGGCGCTCGCCGAGTGCGCCAAGGATCCACCGCCGCGGGACACGGAGGAGATCTGGtggaccgccgccgccgccgcgggggaGCGGCGGAGGGCCGCGGCGGAGAGGTTAGGGTTTATGGGGGGGATGTACGGGTCGTGCAAGGCGGGGTGCTCCGTCGTGGAGTCGACGGTGCACGTGCCCCGGTCCGGGATCCGGACCGGGGCCTACGGCCTCGTGAACCGCCGATGA